In Paraburkholderia aromaticivorans, a single window of DNA contains:
- a CDS encoding nitrate reductase subunit alpha: MSHFIDRLKYFSTSRPTFSEGHGMTTHEDRGWEDAYRQRWQHDKVVRSTHGVNCTGSCSWKIYVKSGIVTWETQQTDYPRTRPDMPNHEPRGCARGASYSWYLYSANRLKYPLIRSALLRQWREKRLTLAPVDAWSAIVDDQEARASYMRRRGLGGFVRSSWDEVNEMIAAANIHTIKRHGPDRIIGFSPIPAMSMVSYAAGSRYLSLIGGVNLSFYDWYCDLPPASPQTWGEQTDVPESADWYNSTFIMMWGSNVPQTRTPDAHFMTEVRYRGTKVVSIFPDYAEGAKFGDIWLHPKQGTDAALGLAMGHVVLKEFHVGGKSEYFADYCRRYTDMPLLVRIVKQGDYYVPERLLRSEEFGDATGQGNNAAWKTVAFDELSGKLVTPVGSIGFRWGQKEGGDAGKWNLREEDDEGNPIRPVMSLVEKHDETIDVAFPYFGNVEQTHFTHTGHASVLPRRIGVRKIATRDGEVLVATVYDLFIANYGVDQGLGGPNVAASFDDDVPYTPAWQEKITGVKRHEVIAVAREFADNAHKTEGKSMVILGAGLNHWFNMDMSYRSIINLLVMCGCVGKSGGGWSHYVGQEKLRPQTGWLPLAFATDWHRPPRFMNGTSFFYAHTDQWRYETMKVTELLSPLVDGSRFADSPIDYNVRAERMGWLPSAPQFKTNPLELGRRVASSDAAAYVAKGLKDGSVEMSCIDPDAPENFPRNLFVWRSNLLGSSGKGHEYFLKHLLGAEHGVQGKDLGASAGTLPTEVKWHEKAPEGKLDLVVTLDFRMSTTCLYSDIVLPTATWYEKDDMNTSDMHPFIHPLSAAVDPAWQSRSDWDIYKGIAQKFSELTEGHLGVEHDVVLSPLQHDSVGEIAQTDGIADWGRDECAPVPGKTMASVAIVERDYPNTWRKFTSLGPLLDSLGNGGKGITWQTGEEIDQLRALNYPVTDAGVSHGRPQILSAINAAEVILSLAPETNGAVATKAWQALSALTGIDHTHLSRAREDEKIRFRDIQAQPRKIISSPTWSGIESEHVSYSASYTNVHELIPWRTLSGRQQLYQDHAWMRDFGESLCVYKPPIDTRSTSGMAGSRSNGNLEIALNFLTPHQKWGIHSTYTDNLLMLTLSRGGPIVWISEIDARKIGVVDNDWIEAFNLNGALTARAVVSQRIPVGAVMMYHAQEKIINTPGSEVSGVRGIHNSVTRIMPKPTHMIGGYAQLSYGFNYYGTVGSNRDEFVIVRKMKTIDWKDESTPASVLSAAEAARHQHTLAHGAPTLAMADDETGEKP, translated from the coding sequence ATGAGCCACTTTATCGATCGCCTGAAGTACTTCTCCACATCGAGGCCAACATTCTCCGAAGGCCATGGGATGACAACCCATGAAGACCGCGGATGGGAGGATGCCTACCGTCAACGATGGCAACATGACAAGGTCGTACGTTCGACCCACGGCGTCAACTGCACCGGGTCATGTTCGTGGAAAATCTATGTCAAAAGCGGCATCGTCACCTGGGAAACCCAGCAGACCGATTACCCGCGCACCCGCCCGGATATGCCGAATCACGAGCCCCGCGGCTGTGCGCGCGGCGCGTCTTATTCGTGGTATCTCTACAGCGCAAATCGCCTTAAATATCCACTGATTCGCAGCGCACTGCTCAGGCAGTGGCGCGAAAAGCGCCTGACGCTCGCGCCGGTGGACGCGTGGAGCGCCATCGTCGACGATCAGGAAGCCCGCGCCTCCTATATGCGTCGCCGCGGACTGGGTGGCTTTGTTCGCTCAAGCTGGGATGAAGTGAACGAGATGATTGCGGCCGCAAACATCCATACGATCAAACGACACGGCCCCGACCGGATCATCGGGTTTTCACCCATCCCGGCGATGTCGATGGTGTCCTACGCGGCGGGCAGTCGCTATCTGTCACTGATCGGCGGTGTCAATCTGAGTTTCTACGACTGGTACTGCGACTTGCCGCCGGCCTCGCCGCAAACGTGGGGCGAACAGACCGACGTCCCGGAGTCTGCCGACTGGTACAACTCGACCTTCATCATGATGTGGGGTTCCAACGTTCCGCAAACACGGACCCCTGACGCCCACTTCATGACCGAAGTCCGCTATCGCGGCACCAAAGTCGTATCGATCTTCCCCGATTACGCAGAGGGCGCGAAGTTCGGTGACATCTGGCTGCACCCCAAGCAAGGCACCGATGCGGCACTCGGCCTGGCCATGGGTCATGTCGTCCTTAAGGAGTTTCACGTCGGCGGCAAGAGCGAGTATTTCGCGGACTACTGTCGCCGCTATACCGACATGCCATTGCTCGTGCGTATCGTCAAACAGGGCGACTACTATGTACCCGAACGACTCCTGAGATCGGAAGAGTTCGGTGACGCGACAGGTCAAGGCAACAACGCCGCCTGGAAAACTGTCGCGTTCGACGAATTGAGCGGGAAGCTTGTAACGCCGGTCGGATCGATCGGCTTTCGTTGGGGGCAAAAGGAAGGTGGCGACGCCGGAAAATGGAATCTGAGAGAAGAGGATGACGAGGGTAATCCGATTCGACCGGTCATGTCGCTCGTGGAAAAGCACGACGAGACGATCGACGTCGCCTTCCCCTATTTTGGCAATGTTGAACAGACTCACTTCACGCATACCGGCCATGCAAGTGTCTTGCCGCGCCGCATCGGCGTACGCAAGATAGCGACTCGCGACGGCGAGGTTCTGGTCGCAACGGTCTACGATCTATTCATTGCCAACTATGGTGTCGACCAGGGACTCGGCGGCCCGAACGTCGCGGCCAGTTTCGACGATGACGTTCCGTACACGCCTGCCTGGCAGGAGAAGATTACCGGTGTCAAACGGCATGAAGTCATCGCCGTAGCGCGAGAATTCGCCGACAACGCCCATAAAACCGAAGGCAAATCGATGGTGATCCTCGGTGCCGGCTTGAACCATTGGTTCAATATGGACATGAGCTATCGCTCGATCATCAATCTGCTCGTCATGTGTGGTTGTGTCGGCAAATCAGGTGGCGGCTGGTCGCACTATGTCGGCCAGGAAAAGCTCCGCCCGCAAACCGGCTGGCTCCCGTTGGCGTTCGCCACCGATTGGCACAGGCCGCCGCGCTTCATGAACGGTACTTCGTTTTTCTATGCGCATACCGATCAATGGCGCTATGAAACGATGAAAGTCACCGAACTGCTATCTCCGCTGGTCGATGGCAGCCGGTTCGCCGATAGCCCGATCGACTACAACGTCCGGGCCGAACGGATGGGCTGGTTACCATCCGCGCCGCAGTTCAAGACCAATCCGCTTGAGCTAGGCCGTCGGGTAGCTAGTTCTGACGCCGCCGCGTATGTTGCCAAGGGTCTTAAAGACGGCTCGGTTGAGATGTCATGTATCGATCCCGATGCACCCGAAAACTTTCCGAGAAACCTGTTTGTTTGGCGCTCGAATCTCCTCGGCTCGTCCGGCAAAGGACATGAGTACTTCCTCAAGCATCTTCTCGGTGCAGAGCACGGCGTACAGGGAAAAGACCTGGGCGCGAGCGCTGGGACCTTGCCCACCGAAGTGAAATGGCATGAGAAAGCCCCCGAGGGCAAGCTCGACCTCGTTGTGACGCTCGACTTCAGGATGTCCACCACCTGCCTGTATTCGGACATTGTCCTACCGACGGCGACCTGGTACGAAAAGGACGATATGAATACGTCCGACATGCATCCGTTCATCCATCCGCTGTCGGCGGCCGTCGACCCGGCGTGGCAATCCAGAAGCGATTGGGACATCTACAAGGGTATCGCGCAAAAATTCTCTGAACTGACCGAAGGCCACCTGGGCGTGGAACACGATGTCGTGCTATCACCGCTCCAACATGACAGCGTCGGGGAAATCGCGCAAACCGACGGGATTGCCGATTGGGGCCGAGATGAATGCGCACCGGTTCCGGGAAAGACGATGGCGAGCGTTGCGATCGTCGAACGGGATTATCCGAACACCTGGCGCAAGTTCACTTCGCTTGGACCGCTGCTCGACTCTCTCGGCAACGGCGGAAAAGGTATCACGTGGCAAACCGGCGAGGAAATCGACCAGCTTCGCGCACTGAATTATCCGGTCACCGACGCTGGCGTATCGCACGGGCGACCGCAAATTCTTTCGGCAATTAACGCGGCCGAAGTGATTCTGTCGCTGGCTCCGGAAACCAATGGTGCCGTCGCGACTAAAGCCTGGCAAGCGTTGTCCGCCCTCACGGGCATTGATCACACCCATCTTTCACGCGCACGCGAGGATGAAAAAATCCGGTTTCGGGATATCCAGGCGCAGCCGCGCAAGATCATCTCGTCGCCGACGTGGAGCGGGATCGAATCCGAACATGTGTCATATAGCGCGAGCTACACGAATGTGCATGAGCTGATTCCCTGGCGTACCCTGTCCGGACGCCAACAGCTATATCAGGACCACGCGTGGATGCGCGACTTTGGCGAGTCGCTGTGTGTCTATAAACCGCCGATCGACACGCGCAGCACCTCGGGCATGGCAGGCAGCCGATCGAATGGAAACCTCGAGATCGCACTGAATTTTCTAACCCCTCATCAGAAATGGGGCATCCACAGCACCTACACCGACAACCTGTTGATGCTGACGCTGTCTCGCGGCGGCCCGATCGTCTGGATCTCCGAGATCGATGCGAGAAAAATTGGCGTGGTCGATAACGACTGGATTGAAGCCTTCAATTTGAACGGCGCACTAACCGCTCGTGCAGTGGTCAGCCAGCGCATTCCGGTGGGCGCCGTGATGATGTATCACGCGCAGGAAAAGATCATCAATACACCGGGCTCCGAAGTCTCCGGGGTCCGCGGCATTCACAATTCGGTCACGCGCATCATGCCGAAACCGACCCACATGATCGGTGGCTATGCACAGCTCTCGTACGGTTTCAACTATTACGGCACCGTCGGCTCCAATCGCGACGAATTTGTGATTGTCCGAAAAATGAAAACGATCGACTGGAAGGATGAGTCGACGCCGGCGTCAGTGCTGTCGGCGGCGGAGGCCGCGCGTCATCAGCACACACTCGCCCATGGCGCGCCGACACTTGCGATGGCAGACGATGAGACTGGAGAGAAGCCATGA
- the narH gene encoding nitrate reductase subunit beta — MKIRAQIGMVMNLDKCIGCHTCSVTCKNVWTSREGMEYAWFNNVETKPGVGYPKDWENQDRWNGGWKRKTNGKIELRAGSKWRVLANIFGNPNLPEIDDYYEPFTFDYAHLHDAPDVKVGPVARPRSLITGERLEKIQWGPNWEEILGGEFEKRKQDYNFDQVQTDIYGEFENTFMMYLPRLCEHCLNPACVASCPSGAIYKREEDGIVLIDQDKCRGWRMCVSGCPYKKIYYNWQSGKSEKCIFCYPRIEAGQPTVCSETCVGRIRYLGVLLYDADRIEEAASVKDPQDLYEAQLSIFLDPNDPAVREQAARDGVPENWLDAARHSPVYKMAMEWKIAFPLHPEYRTLPMVWYVPPLSPINSATNDGRLGMKGLLPDVDSLRIPLRYLANLLTAGREAPVRLALKRMLAMRAFMRERHVERRESPELLTEVDLTSAQVDEMYRYLAIANYEDRFVIPTAHREYAEDAFDLRASCGFSFGNGCSDGTTETSVFGGRKGINKERKTIPIRAAGE, encoded by the coding sequence ATGAAAATCCGCGCGCAGATCGGTATGGTGATGAATCTGGACAAATGCATCGGCTGCCATACCTGCTCCGTCACCTGCAAGAATGTCTGGACCTCGCGCGAGGGAATGGAGTACGCGTGGTTCAACAATGTCGAAACGAAACCAGGCGTCGGCTATCCGAAGGACTGGGAAAACCAGGATCGCTGGAACGGCGGCTGGAAACGCAAGACGAATGGCAAGATCGAGCTTCGTGCCGGCAGCAAGTGGCGTGTGCTCGCCAATATCTTCGGCAACCCGAACCTGCCGGAGATCGACGACTACTACGAGCCGTTCACCTTTGATTACGCTCATCTGCACGATGCACCCGACGTCAAGGTCGGCCCGGTCGCCCGACCGCGTTCGCTGATCACCGGCGAGCGCCTGGAGAAAATCCAATGGGGCCCGAACTGGGAGGAAATTCTCGGCGGGGAGTTCGAGAAACGTAAGCAGGACTACAACTTCGATCAGGTGCAGACCGACATCTACGGGGAATTCGAGAACACCTTCATGATGTACCTGCCGCGACTCTGCGAGCACTGCCTGAATCCCGCGTGCGTGGCGTCCTGCCCCTCCGGCGCGATCTACAAGCGAGAGGAAGACGGCATCGTTCTGATCGACCAGGACAAGTGCCGCGGCTGGCGGATGTGCGTGTCCGGGTGTCCTTACAAGAAGATCTATTACAACTGGCAAAGCGGCAAGTCGGAGAAGTGCATTTTCTGCTATCCGCGTATCGAGGCGGGCCAGCCGACCGTGTGCTCGGAAACCTGCGTCGGCCGGATCCGCTATCTCGGCGTCCTGTTGTACGACGCCGACCGGATCGAGGAAGCTGCATCGGTCAAGGATCCACAGGATCTGTACGAAGCGCAGCTTTCCATCTTTCTCGACCCGAACGACCCGGCCGTACGTGAACAGGCCGCTCGCGACGGCGTGCCGGAGAACTGGCTCGACGCCGCACGCCATTCACCGGTGTACAAGATGGCGATGGAGTGGAAGATTGCTTTTCCGCTTCACCCCGAATACCGCACCTTGCCGATGGTCTGGTACGTCCCGCCGCTGTCGCCGATCAACTCGGCCACCAACGACGGCCGGCTCGGCATGAAAGGCTTGCTGCCCGACGTCGATTCGCTGCGCATCCCGCTGCGCTATCTGGCCAACCTGCTCACGGCCGGGCGTGAAGCGCCCGTCCGGCTTGCGCTCAAGCGAATGCTGGCGATGCGCGCCTTCATGCGCGAGCGCCATGTCGAACGCCGTGAGAGCCCGGAACTGCTCACTGAAGTCGATCTGACCAGCGCGCAAGTCGATGAGATGTATCGCTATCTGGCCATTGCCAACTACGAAGATCGATTCGTGATTCCGACTGCGCATCGCGAATACGCCGAAGATGCCTTCGACCTGCGTGCATCGTGCGGCTTTTCGTTCGGCAACGGATGTTCCGACGGCACAACGGAAACCAGTGTGTTCGGCGGACGCAAGGGCATTAACAAGGAACGAAAGACAATCCCAATTCGCGCAGCGGGTGAATGA
- the narJ gene encoding nitrate reductase molybdenum cofactor assembly chaperone yields MEDNRQIFSMLSALLDYPDQALVDALAGIRSALVEHRGFPPVTRAALLDLVDRLSARPLLDLQEDYVETFDRGRATSLYLFEHVHGESRERGQAMVDLLAMYEAKGLFLSASELPDYLPVFLEFLAHETSAQAHALLGEIADINRQIATRLAERGTPYFAAVAALLPLAGEAPLVDASTATCDAATMHEIDSEALDREWQEEPVSFMGAQAPVSTQPQTVQFYDKRPPR; encoded by the coding sequence ATGGAAGACAACCGACAGATTTTCAGCATGTTGAGCGCACTGCTGGATTACCCCGACCAGGCTCTGGTCGACGCACTCGCCGGGATTCGCTCCGCGCTCGTCGAACATCGCGGTTTTCCGCCGGTCACACGCGCAGCCTTGCTCGACCTGGTAGACCGACTGTCGGCTCGGCCGCTGCTGGATCTGCAGGAAGACTACGTCGAAACCTTCGACCGTGGACGGGCAACCTCACTCTATCTGTTTGAGCACGTGCACGGTGAGTCGCGCGAGCGGGGACAGGCCATGGTGGATCTACTAGCAATGTACGAAGCGAAGGGTCTGTTTCTCAGCGCCAGCGAGTTACCTGACTACTTGCCCGTCTTCCTGGAATTTCTGGCTCACGAAACGTCGGCGCAAGCGCACGCGCTACTTGGTGAAATTGCCGACATCAACCGGCAGATCGCGACCAGACTGGCCGAGCGCGGAACACCGTATTTTGCCGCGGTTGCGGCATTGTTGCCGCTCGCTGGCGAAGCACCGCTGGTGGACGCAAGCACGGCAACATGCGACGCCGCGACGATGCACGAAATCGATAGCGAAGCGCTCGATCGCGAATGGCAGGAGGAGCCGGTAAGTTTCATGGGCGCGCAGGCGCCTGTTTCTACGCAGCCCCAGACCGTGCAGTTTTACGACAAAAGGCCGCCACGTTAG
- the narI gene encoding respiratory nitrate reductase subunit gamma, with product MSQHFVNALLFGIYPYVCLAIWLLGSLIRFDREQYTWKSDSSQLLRRRQLRLGSNLFHVGVLIVIGGHFAGFLAPHWMVSPFLNASQHQWLAVMAGGIAGVVAIVGLSILLYRRLSDPRIRINSAHADILVLAILWLQLALGLATIPLSLAHMDGAMFETLSDYVKGVVTFQPGAADFIVQAPLVYKIHIALGFTIFLISPFTRLVHIWSGMATLGFLVRPRQIVRKR from the coding sequence ATGAGTCAGCACTTCGTCAACGCTCTTTTGTTTGGCATCTATCCCTACGTCTGTCTCGCAATCTGGCTGCTTGGCAGCCTGATCCGTTTCGATCGCGAGCAGTACACATGGAAGAGCGATTCGTCGCAACTGCTCAGACGTCGTCAATTGCGCCTGGGTAGCAATCTGTTTCACGTCGGCGTATTGATCGTGATCGGCGGCCACTTCGCGGGGTTCCTTGCTCCGCACTGGATGGTCTCGCCGTTCCTGAACGCCTCGCAGCATCAATGGCTCGCCGTGATGGCTGGCGGCATCGCGGGTGTCGTTGCGATTGTCGGACTGTCGATCCTGCTGTACCGGCGCCTGTCCGATCCGCGCATTCGCATCAATAGCGCTCATGCGGACATCCTGGTGCTGGCAATTCTGTGGCTGCAACTCGCGCTTGGACTGGCCACCATACCGCTGTCTTTGGCTCATATGGACGGTGCGATGTTCGAGACCCTGAGTGACTATGTGAAGGGCGTCGTCACGTTTCAACCAGGTGCCGCAGACTTCATCGTCCAGGCTCCGCTCGTCTACAAGATCCATATTGCGCTCGGCTTCACGATTTTCCTCATTTCCCCATTCACCCGCCTCGTCCACATCTGGAGCGGCATGGCCACGCTGGGTTTTCTGGTTCGGCCTCGCCAGATCGTGCGTAAGCGCTAA
- a CDS encoding peptidylprolyl isomerase: MSTNHEISATAPSTDELSVNGAVIDVAAIASESALHADEADPGHAARRTLVVRELLAQRAVATGLLANGADLDDETLDRLLEMECAIPVPSDEECQRYYAANAQKFRSADLVFARHILFALTEKAAMTRVRARAEEAHRELAQHHDRFDALARTLSNCPSGQVGGNLGQLSRGESVPEFEAAIFGSQHIGLLPGLVNTRYGFHIVWVERRVAGVPLPFEVVQATVGRYLAEHVRHKSIQQYLTLLASSAELRGISLDVRPGLLLQ; encoded by the coding sequence ATGTCGACAAACCACGAAATCTCAGCCACGGCCCCCAGCACTGACGAACTTAGCGTCAACGGTGCCGTGATCGATGTCGCCGCGATTGCATCCGAATCCGCGCTGCACGCGGACGAGGCCGATCCCGGCCACGCCGCGCGTCGGACGCTGGTCGTGCGTGAACTGCTTGCCCAGCGGGCCGTTGCAACTGGTTTGTTGGCGAACGGCGCCGATCTTGACGATGAAACCCTTGACCGTCTGCTGGAAATGGAATGCGCGATCCCGGTGCCGTCCGACGAAGAATGCCAGCGTTACTACGCAGCGAACGCGCAGAAATTCCGCAGTGCGGACCTGGTCTTCGCGCGCCACATCCTCTTTGCGCTGACCGAAAAGGCAGCGATGACGCGGGTCCGCGCCCGCGCTGAAGAAGCGCACCGCGAGCTCGCGCAACATCACGACCGGTTCGATGCGCTCGCCCGAACGTTATCCAATTGTCCGTCCGGGCAGGTCGGCGGGAATCTCGGGCAGTTGAGCCGCGGCGAGAGCGTGCCGGAATTCGAGGCGGCAATTTTCGGCAGCCAGCACATCGGCCTGCTACCGGGGCTCGTCAATACGCGTTATGGCTTTCATATTGTCTGGGTGGAGCGCCGCGTCGCCGGTGTACCTCTTCCGTTTGAAGTGGTGCAAGCGACCGTCGGACGCTATCTCGCTGAGCATGTCCGGCACAAGTCGATTCAGCAATATTTGACCCTGCTGGCATCCAGCGCCGAACTGCGCGGCATTTCGCTGGATGTACGCCCCGGCCTGTTGTTGCAATAG
- a CDS encoding MFS transporter has product MPCSGAAMRSRRSPMLVLCVTTLAFLVCFVVWMMFGVLGIELRTELNLNSAEFGLLTATPVLTGALLRVPLGIWTDRFGGRVVMTLLLILCAIPVFLISYATALWQFLSIGLCLGAVGASFAVGTPYVARFFPPEKRGFAMGFFGAGTVGAAVNLFVTPSLQAAWGWRAVPKIYALALLVTALVFWLGSATDPGAGKSSGPWYKQFQVLKNPKIWKYCQYYSICFGGFTALSLWIPQYLKGEFGFSVVTAAALAAGFSLPGSVLRALGGTLSDRFGAHKVTWWGLWAAWVCLFLLSYPDTSFVVSTIGGPRSFHIHLGVPVFIGLLFVLGVVFAFGMASTFKYVADDFPEQMGVVTGIVGLAGGLGGFLLPILFGVILDWLGVRSSCFMFLYGIVWVSLILLYQSSVRQVRIDGTAPQ; this is encoded by the coding sequence ATGCCCTGCTCTGGAGCAGCCATGCGTTCACGAAGAAGCCCGATGTTGGTTCTGTGCGTTACGACTTTGGCATTTCTCGTCTGCTTCGTGGTCTGGATGATGTTCGGCGTGCTCGGCATCGAGCTACGAACCGAGCTTAACCTGAACAGTGCAGAGTTCGGCCTGCTGACGGCCACGCCGGTTCTGACCGGCGCGCTTTTGCGCGTGCCGCTGGGCATCTGGACCGACCGTTTTGGTGGCCGCGTGGTGATGACACTATTGCTGATCCTCTGTGCGATCCCGGTGTTCCTGATCTCCTACGCGACGGCGCTCTGGCAGTTTCTCTCGATCGGCCTGTGTCTCGGCGCCGTCGGCGCGTCGTTCGCGGTGGGTACGCCGTATGTCGCGCGGTTCTTCCCGCCCGAAAAACGTGGCTTTGCCATGGGATTCTTTGGCGCCGGCACGGTCGGCGCCGCCGTGAACCTGTTCGTCACGCCTTCGCTGCAGGCTGCCTGGGGCTGGAGAGCTGTCCCGAAAATCTATGCTCTCGCCCTCCTCGTCACTGCGCTGGTGTTCTGGCTGGGCTCCGCCACCGACCCGGGCGCAGGTAAATCGTCGGGGCCATGGTACAAGCAGTTCCAGGTTCTGAAGAACCCCAAGATATGGAAGTACTGCCAGTACTACTCGATCTGCTTCGGTGGTTTCACCGCGTTATCACTGTGGATCCCACAATATCTGAAGGGTGAATTCGGCTTTTCGGTCGTCACCGCCGCGGCGTTAGCCGCCGGCTTTTCGCTGCCGGGATCGGTATTGCGCGCGCTGGGTGGCACCCTGTCCGACCGCTTCGGTGCGCATAAGGTGACGTGGTGGGGATTGTGGGCTGCGTGGGTATGTCTATTCCTGTTGTCGTACCCGGATACCTCTTTCGTGGTGAGCACGATCGGCGGCCCGCGCAGCTTTCATATCCATCTGGGTGTCCCGGTCTTCATCGGGCTTCTATTCGTTCTCGGCGTGGTGTTCGCGTTCGGTATGGCGTCGACGTTCAAGTACGTCGCCGACGACTTTCCGGAGCAAATGGGCGTCGTCACCGGCATCGTTGGACTGGCTGGCGGATTGGGTGGCTTCCTGCTACCGATCCTTTTCGGCGTGATTCTTGACTGGCTTGGCGTTCGCTCGAGTTGCTTCATGTTTCTGTACGGCATCGTCTGGGTGTCGCTGATTCTGCTGTATCAATCCAGCGTGCGACAGGTCCGCATCGACGGAACAGCTCCGCAGTGA
- a CDS encoding cytochrome P450: MNDKLTNDWDPRSDDVARDQAAAYDDMRHRCPVAHSDYMNLSLFRHEDVIRVLNDPETFSSAVSKYLSVPNGMDPPEHTQYRSIIEPYFSPQRMAVFEPVCREIAVSLVNGLSRCGEVEFNARFAQDFAIRIQCAFLGWPHDLRTPLLHWIRKNHEATLAGDRLALDRVALEFDTYIKGLLERLRESGADAPDDITTSLLRDRIGDRLLNDDEIVSVLRNWTVGELGTIAACVGILAHYLAEHPDVQRQLREQPSLLSTAIDEILRIRAPLIANRRISTKPVEIGGCEVPAGQRITLIWASANRDETVFGAPDEFRLDRDPASNLLYGSGIHDCPGAPLARLELRIGMEELLARTTWIALVPGGLVAKAVYPGAGFSVLPLCIE; encoded by the coding sequence ATGAACGACAAGCTGACAAACGATTGGGATCCGAGGTCCGATGACGTCGCGCGCGATCAGGCTGCGGCATATGATGACATGCGGCACCGCTGTCCCGTCGCGCACAGTGACTACATGAACTTATCCCTGTTCCGCCATGAAGATGTCATTCGCGTGCTCAACGATCCTGAAACGTTCAGCAGTGCGGTCTCAAAATATCTCTCCGTGCCCAATGGCATGGATCCTCCTGAGCACACCCAGTACAGAAGCATTATCGAGCCATATTTCAGCCCGCAGCGCATGGCGGTCTTCGAGCCGGTGTGTCGGGAGATTGCCGTCAGTCTGGTAAATGGACTTTCGAGGTGCGGTGAAGTCGAATTCAATGCCCGGTTTGCACAAGACTTTGCAATACGGATCCAGTGCGCTTTTCTGGGCTGGCCACACGATTTGCGTACGCCGCTTCTTCACTGGATTCGCAAGAACCATGAAGCCACGCTGGCGGGTGACAGGCTCGCTCTCGACCGGGTGGCCCTCGAATTTGACACCTACATCAAGGGTTTGCTTGAGCGACTGCGGGAATCGGGTGCGGATGCACCGGACGATATCACGACCAGCCTGTTACGTGACCGGATCGGGGACCGGCTGCTGAACGACGACGAAATTGTCAGCGTCCTGCGCAACTGGACCGTCGGCGAACTCGGGACGATTGCGGCGTGCGTGGGGATTCTCGCTCATTACCTTGCCGAACATCCCGATGTCCAGCGCCAGTTGCGGGAGCAGCCGTCGCTATTGTCAACGGCCATCGACGAAATACTCCGGATCAGGGCGCCGCTCATCGCCAATCGGCGCATCAGTACCAAACCGGTGGAAATCGGTGGTTGCGAGGTACCGGCCGGCCAGCGTATCACGCTGATCTGGGCTTCCGCGAACCGGGACGAGACGGTTTTTGGCGCCCCTGACGAATTCCGGCTCGACCGCGATCCGGCAAGTAACCTGCTATACGGTTCCGGCATTCATGATTGTCCGGGTGCGCCGCTCGCGCGGCTCGAACTGCGTATTGGCATGGAAGAACTGCTTGCGCGCACTACCTGGATTGCGCTCGTGCCGGGCGGCCTCGTCGCGAAAGCCGTGTATCCGGGTGCCGGCTTTTCTGTGTTGCCATTGTGCATCGAGTGA
- a CDS encoding CHAD domain-containing protein, protein MEQAFQSIAQNCLAQIHGNERRVVSVHDPSSVHQMWVGLRRLRSAFDLLEDLITPPPSLQEELRG, encoded by the coding sequence GTGGAGCAGGCGTTCCAGTCCATCGCACAGAACTGTCTGGCACAGATCCACGGCAACGAGCGTAGGGTGGTGTCAGTACACGACCCTTCGAGCGTCCATCAGATGTGGGTGGGTCTGCGACGCCTGCGCTCTGCATTCGACCTCCTCGAAGATCTGATAACGCCCCCGCCATCTTTGCAGGAAGAACTAAGGGGATAG